In Syntrophotaleaceae bacterium, a genomic segment contains:
- a CDS encoding efflux transporter outer membrane subunit gives MNRRLAILLTGIGLIAGGCSLAPKYLRPEAPIPAEWPKGEAYQAIPESPIAPDLNRQEFFTDGKLQKVIGIALENNRELRLAAQNVLRARALYGVQRAELFPAVQASGEGGKQGLSSDLVKPGDTRTREQYSLDLGVASWEIDFFGRIRSLKDQALEEYLATEEARRSAEIALVGEVARVYLTLAADRENLQLARSTLETQQASYSLVRKQYDAGLANELDLRRAQIPVETARGDVALFTQLVAQDQNALNLLAGIPVPDELLPIDLEGVTPPAEISAGLSSEILLQRPDIMAAEHRLKGAYAFIGAARAAFFPRIALTTAVGTASDDLSGLFGSGTGTWSFTPRVVAPIFDARVWAALRVSKSDREIVLTQYELAIQNAFREVADSLALQGTIDQQIAAQLSLVTATAATYRLADIRYTDGIDSYLGVLDAQRSHFAAQQGLVTLRLAKLANRVRLYAVLGGGVSEKNNEPDVSENSSETGRKDGQQ, from the coding sequence ATGAACAGACGATTAGCAATTTTGCTGACCGGCATCGGTCTTATTGCCGGAGGTTGTTCTCTTGCTCCCAAATACCTGCGGCCGGAAGCGCCGATCCCGGCGGAGTGGCCGAAGGGCGAGGCATACCAGGCCATACCCGAATCGCCGATTGCCCCGGACCTGAACCGGCAAGAGTTTTTCACCGACGGGAAGCTGCAAAAAGTCATCGGCATCGCCCTGGAAAATAATCGGGAACTGCGGCTAGCCGCCCAGAACGTGTTACGGGCCCGGGCTCTCTATGGCGTGCAACGGGCCGAGCTGTTTCCGGCGGTTCAGGCAAGCGGCGAGGGAGGCAAGCAAGGCCTGTCATCCGATCTTGTGAAACCGGGGGATACCCGCACGAGGGAACAGTACAGCCTCGATCTGGGGGTTGCATCCTGGGAGATCGATTTTTTCGGGCGGATCCGCAGCCTGAAGGATCAGGCCTTGGAGGAGTATCTGGCAACCGAGGAGGCCAGGCGGAGCGCCGAGATTGCGTTGGTTGGCGAGGTCGCCCGCGTGTATCTGACCCTTGCCGCGGACCGGGAAAATCTGCAACTGGCCCGGTCCACCCTGGAAACGCAGCAGGCGTCTTACAGTCTGGTGCGAAAACAGTATGACGCAGGTCTCGCCAACGAACTGGATCTGCGGCGGGCACAGATACCGGTGGAGACGGCCCGGGGAGACGTCGCCCTTTTTACACAGCTGGTGGCCCAGGATCAAAACGCCTTGAATCTCCTCGCCGGCATACCGGTTCCCGATGAGTTGCTGCCGATTGACCTCGAAGGCGTTACCCCGCCCGCGGAAATTTCCGCGGGCCTGTCCTCTGAAATCCTCTTGCAGAGGCCTGACATCATGGCGGCGGAGCATCGGCTCAAGGGAGCATACGCCTTTATCGGCGCGGCACGGGCGGCCTTTTTCCCCCGGATTGCGCTGACTACCGCAGTGGGGACGGCCAGTGACGACCTCTCCGGTCTCTTCGGTTCCGGAACGGGCACCTGGAGTTTCACGCCGCGGGTCGTGGCGCCGATTTTCGACGCCCGAGTCTGGGCAGCGCTCAGGGTCAGCAAGTCCGATCGGGAAATTGTTTTGACCCAGTATGAGCTTGCCATTCAGAACGCCTTCAGGGAAGTAGCGGATTCTCTTGCCTTACAGGGAACAATCGATCAGCAGATCGCGGCCCAGCTCTCCCTGGTCACCGCGACCGCGGCAACCTATCGCCTCGCCGACATACGCTATACGGATGGAATCGACAGTTACCTCGGGGTCCTTGACGCGCAACGATCTCACTTTGCCGCCCAGCAGGGGCTGGTGACGTTGCGCCTGGCCAAACTCGCAAACCGGGTACGGCTTTACGCTGTATTGGGAGGCGGAGTATCGGAAAAAAATAACGAACCTGATGTATCGGAGAATTCCTCGGAGACAGGAAGAAAGGATGGACAACAATAA
- a CDS encoding integrase arm-type DNA-binding domain-containing protein, whose protein sequence is MPLTDAKIRNAKPGAKQVKLFDGDGLFLLVAPNGGKWWRFKYRFGGKEKLLSFGTYPEVSLADAREKRFQARKQVAAGIDPGEVRKAQQAANAEQEDTFEVVAREWHGKYAPTWSPSHGKTTLRRLEADVFPVMGTRPIGEIKAPEVLKMLRRIESRGALETAHRIRTICGQVFRYAVATGRAERDCTADLKGALPPYKKGHLAAITDPAKVAELLKAIDGFQGSFVVKSAMQLAPLVFVRPGELRQAEWSEIDLDAAEWNIPAERMKMKEPHLVPLSAQAVEILRELQALTGRSRYLFPSARSNARPMSNNAINAALRRMGFEKDEMTGHGFRAMARTILDEVLQFRPDFIEHQLAHAVRDPNGRAYNRTAHLAERKKMMQLWADYLDGLKAGAKVIPISRARG, encoded by the coding sequence ATGCCCCTGACCGATGCAAAAATCCGCAACGCCAAACCCGGCGCAAAGCAGGTGAAGCTTTTTGATGGTGACGGGTTGTTTTTGCTGGTTGCTCCCAATGGGGGTAAGTGGTGGCGCTTCAAGTACCGCTTTGGGGGTAAGGAAAAATTGCTGTCCTTTGGCACTTACCCCGAAGTTAGCCTAGCCGACGCCAGAGAAAAGCGTTTTCAGGCCCGCAAGCAGGTAGCGGCGGGGATTGACCCTGGCGAAGTCAGAAAAGCGCAACAGGCGGCAAATGCCGAGCAAGAGGACACCTTTGAAGTCGTGGCCCGTGAATGGCACGGCAAGTATGCCCCTACCTGGTCCCCCAGTCACGGCAAAACCACTTTAAGGCGGTTAGAGGCTGACGTTTTCCCGGTCATGGGAACGCGGCCCATTGGCGAAATCAAGGCCCCTGAAGTTCTGAAAATGCTGCGGCGGATTGAATCAAGGGGGGCGCTTGAAACTGCCCACCGGATAAGAACCATATGCGGGCAGGTTTTCCGCTATGCGGTTGCCACCGGACGGGCCGAAAGGGATTGCACAGCCGACCTTAAAGGAGCACTGCCACCCTATAAAAAAGGCCACCTTGCGGCAATTACCGATCCGGCCAAGGTTGCCGAACTGCTGAAGGCCATTGACGGCTTTCAAGGCTCTTTCGTAGTCAAGAGCGCCATGCAATTAGCCCCGCTGGTTTTTGTCCGTCCTGGCGAATTGCGGCAAGCGGAATGGTCAGAAATCGACCTTGACGCGGCAGAATGGAACATTCCCGCCGAACGGATGAAGATGAAAGAGCCGCACCTTGTGCCCCTGTCGGCGCAAGCCGTGGAAATCCTGCGGGAACTGCAAGCCCTGACAGGCCGGAGCCGCTACCTTTTCCCCTCTGCCCGCTCAAATGCCCGGCCAATGAGCAACAACGCCATAAATGCGGCCTTACGGCGCATGGGCTTTGAAAAGGACGAAATGACCGGGCACGGTTTCCGGGCAATGGCCCGAACTATTCTTGATGAAGTGCTGCAATTCCGTCCTGATTTCATCGAGCATCAGTTAGCCCATGCCGTGAGAGACCCTAACGGGCGGGCATACAATCGGACAGCCCACCTTGCCGAGCGTAAGAAGATGATGCAGCTTTGGGCTGATTACCTGGACGGCTTGAAGGCAGGGGCGAAGGTGATTCCGATCAGTCGGGCAAGGGGGTAA
- a CDS encoding methyltransferase domain-containing protein, with protein MDNNKSVTDGKSGSDRIDPEKLLAFLPIRSDSAILDMAGGFGAYTFAMASLCPHGKIFVFYLREEGFERFIEEISDSAITNIIPNVVTSGSLPLGSETMDLCLLTKVFHDLFSQGSDQEALREIKRVLKPRGTLAVIEYKKIVGTPGPPVKIRIAPGELDETLRCAGFIPAIKQEIEIGPYHYLSLYRKGDGNTNERGSLYRPFLFVPLSTK; from the coding sequence ATGGACAACAATAAGTCAGTCACTGATGGCAAAAGCGGTTCTGACAGGATAGACCCTGAAAAACTCCTTGCTTTCCTGCCGATTCGCAGTGACAGCGCCATCTTGGACATGGCGGGCGGCTTTGGCGCCTATACCTTTGCCATGGCATCGCTCTGCCCGCACGGCAAGATCTTTGTCTTTTATCTGCGGGAGGAAGGGTTCGAACGTTTCATTGAGGAGATTTCGGATAGCGCCATCACCAACATCATCCCCAATGTCGTCACTTCAGGTTCGCTACCTCTTGGCAGCGAAACCATGGATTTGTGTCTCTTGACCAAGGTTTTCCATGACTTGTTTTCACAAGGCAGCGACCAGGAGGCGCTACGCGAAATCAAGAGGGTTTTGAAGCCTCGCGGAACCTTGGCGGTGATAGAGTATAAAAAAATAGTCGGCACTCCCGGGCCCCCCGTCAAAATCCGTATCGCTCCGGGTGAGCTTGATGAGACACTCCGTTGCGCGGGCTTTATCCCAGCGATAAAACAAGAAATCGAGATTGGGCCATATCATTACCTGTCTCTTTATCGAAAAGGTGACGGCAACACGAATGAAAGGGGCAGCCTGTACCGCCCGTTTTTGTTCGTGCCCTTGTCAACCAAGTAA
- a CDS encoding efflux RND transporter permease subunit: MLSKFFLDRPVFAWVIAIIMMTAGGLAIYNLPVAQYPPIAPPSIAIDAFFPGASAETVENTVTQIIEQKMTGLDDMLYLAGTSSSSGAARVELTFAPGTDPDVAWSKVQNKLQLAMASLPDVVQRQGVKVSKSTRNFLIIVGLTSEDGSMDSSDLEDYAQSNLEKVLSRVPGVGEVMSFGSQYAMRVWVNPDKLISYSLTMEDVIGALRAYNVEVSAGQLGGAPAVDGQRLNASIVVQHLLQTPEEFAAIPVRTNPDGSVVRVSDIGYTELGSERYDSVSKYNGKPSAAMAIRQAAGANALETADAVKLKLEEMSRYFPPGMKVVYPYDTTPFTQVAIDEVVKTLFEAVFLVFVIMYIFMGTFRATLIPTIAVPVVLLGTFGILGLFGFSINMLTMFAMVLAIGLLVDDAIVVVENVERIMAEEGLSPREATAKSMDEITSALIGIGLVLSAVFGPMAFFPGSTGVIYRQFSITVISSMLLSVVVALVLTPVLCATMLKPIPKGHEPSEGAVWFLRPFFRWFDRFFFRSRDFYVRLVGHVLAKKLRYLFVFVLIVVAMGYLFQRMPTSYIPDEDQGILLVQAMLPSGSTLEQTEAVMAKVTDHFLTNEKEGVDSLITIAGRSFSGEGQNIAMSFVKLRDWELRQRPDLKVKAIAGRAMGAFSQINEAMVFAFPPPPVIELGMGTGFDLQLVDRGGLGHDKLMEARNQLLGMAAQDPRLIRVRPNGMNDVAEYHLDVDWDKAGALGIPIDSIHNTISAAFGSAYVNDFIQAGRVKKVYAQVDAPYRMLPHDLEKLYVRNTSGKMVPVSSFAEGRWATGSPQLERFNAFPSINIWGEPAPGHSTGEAMAAIEEIVAKLPTGIAADWTGLSYQERQGGSMAPLLYAFSVFAIFLCLAALYESWPIPIAILLTMPLGAIGGVIATSTGGMPNDVYFQIGLLITLGLTTKNAILIVQFARAKVDEGMGLIEATLQGAKLRLRPIIMTSLAFGFGVLPLALATGAGSGAQRAIGIGVLGGVVTSTLLVILFAPLFYVMIYKALGKHRKEVTMDYVEESAMAEGNK, from the coding sequence ATGCTGTCAAAATTCTTCCTTGACCGTCCGGTTTTCGCCTGGGTTATCGCCATCATCATGATGACGGCGGGCGGGCTGGCCATCTATAACCTGCCGGTGGCGCAGTATCCGCCGATAGCGCCTCCCTCCATCGCCATAGACGCCTTCTTTCCCGGCGCCTCGGCCGAAACCGTGGAAAACACCGTCACCCAGATCATCGAGCAGAAGATGACCGGTCTGGACGACATGCTCTACCTCGCAGGCACCAGCTCATCATCAGGAGCCGCCAGGGTCGAGCTGACCTTTGCGCCGGGAACCGATCCGGATGTAGCCTGGTCCAAGGTACAGAACAAGCTGCAGCTTGCCATGGCCAGCCTCCCCGACGTGGTTCAGCGCCAGGGCGTCAAGGTCAGCAAATCCACCAGAAACTTCCTGATCATTGTTGGTCTTACTTCCGAAGACGGGAGCATGGACAGCAGTGATTTGGAGGATTATGCCCAATCCAACCTGGAAAAAGTGCTCTCCCGGGTGCCCGGCGTTGGCGAAGTGATGAGTTTCGGCTCCCAGTACGCCATGCGGGTCTGGGTCAATCCGGACAAGCTGATCAGTTACAGTCTGACCATGGAGGATGTCATCGGGGCGCTCAGGGCCTACAATGTCGAGGTGTCCGCCGGCCAGCTGGGCGGGGCGCCGGCCGTCGATGGGCAGCGCCTGAACGCATCCATCGTTGTGCAGCACCTGCTCCAGACGCCGGAGGAATTCGCGGCCATTCCTGTCCGCACCAATCCGGACGGCTCCGTGGTGCGCGTCAGTGACATTGGTTACACTGAATTGGGAAGCGAACGTTACGACAGCGTTTCAAAATACAATGGCAAACCGTCCGCCGCCATGGCTATTCGCCAGGCCGCTGGCGCCAATGCCTTGGAAACGGCCGATGCCGTCAAACTGAAACTGGAGGAAATGAGCAGATATTTCCCCCCTGGAATGAAAGTTGTTTACCCCTACGACACGACACCTTTTACCCAGGTGGCGATCGACGAGGTGGTCAAGACCCTTTTTGAAGCGGTCTTTCTGGTCTTTGTGATCATGTACATCTTCATGGGGACTTTCCGAGCCACTCTTATTCCCACCATCGCGGTGCCCGTGGTTCTGCTCGGCACGTTCGGCATCCTGGGGCTCTTCGGGTTTTCCATCAACATGCTGACCATGTTTGCCATGGTGCTGGCCATTGGTCTTCTGGTCGACGATGCCATCGTGGTGGTGGAGAACGTCGAGCGGATCATGGCCGAGGAAGGGCTCTCCCCCCGCGAAGCCACCGCCAAATCGATGGACGAGATCACCAGCGCCCTGATCGGCATCGGTCTCGTGCTTTCGGCGGTATTCGGCCCCATGGCCTTTTTCCCCGGCTCCACCGGGGTCATCTATCGCCAATTCTCCATCACCGTCATTTCGTCCATGCTCCTGTCGGTGGTCGTGGCCTTGGTCCTGACCCCGGTGCTCTGCGCCACCATGCTCAAGCCGATTCCCAAGGGGCATGAACCCTCGGAGGGCGCCGTTTGGTTCCTTCGGCCTTTCTTCCGCTGGTTCGACCGGTTCTTCTTCCGGTCCAGGGATTTTTATGTGCGGCTGGTTGGCCACGTGTTGGCGAAAAAACTCCGCTACCTGTTTGTCTTCGTGCTGATTGTCGTGGCCATGGGCTATCTGTTCCAGCGCATGCCCACATCCTATATTCCGGATGAGGATCAAGGCATCCTCCTGGTTCAGGCCATGCTCCCCTCCGGCTCGACGCTCGAGCAGACGGAAGCGGTCATGGCCAAAGTCACGGATCATTTTCTGACCAACGAGAAGGAGGGGGTGGATTCACTCATTACCATCGCGGGCAGGAGCTTCAGCGGCGAGGGCCAGAATATAGCCATGAGCTTTGTCAAGCTCAGGGACTGGGAGCTTCGCCAGCGGCCCGACCTGAAAGTCAAGGCCATTGCCGGCCGCGCCATGGGGGCATTTTCTCAGATAAATGAAGCCATGGTCTTCGCTTTCCCGCCCCCCCCGGTCATCGAACTGGGGATGGGCACCGGCTTCGACCTGCAGCTCGTGGACCGTGGAGGCTTGGGCCACGATAAACTCATGGAGGCGCGCAACCAACTCCTCGGCATGGCGGCCCAAGACCCCCGCCTGATCAGGGTCCGGCCCAACGGAATGAATGATGTGGCCGAATACCACCTCGATGTTGACTGGGACAAGGCCGGCGCTCTGGGGATTCCCATCGACTCCATTCATAACACCATCTCGGCCGCCTTCGGCAGCGCCTATGTCAACGATTTTATCCAGGCCGGCCGGGTCAAAAAGGTATATGCCCAGGTGGACGCGCCCTATCGCATGCTGCCGCACGACCTGGAAAAACTCTATGTGCGCAACACCTCCGGCAAAATGGTCCCCGTCTCATCCTTTGCCGAGGGGCGCTGGGCGACCGGCTCGCCACAGCTCGAGCGTTTCAACGCCTTTCCGTCGATCAATATCTGGGGCGAGCCGGCTCCAGGCCACAGCACCGGCGAGGCCATGGCCGCCATCGAGGAGATTGTCGCCAAACTGCCGACCGGAATCGCCGCCGACTGGACCGGACTTTCCTACCAGGAACGGCAGGGCGGTTCCATGGCCCCTCTGCTCTATGCTTTTTCGGTTTTCGCCATCTTCCTCTGCCTGGCGGCCCTTTACGAAAGCTGGCCCATCCCCATCGCCATCCTGCTGACCATGCCCCTTGGCGCCATCGGCGGCGTGATCGCCACCAGCACTGGCGGGATGCCCAACGACGTCTATTTTCAGATCGGCCTGCTGATCACCCTGGGGCTCACCACCAAGAACGCCATCCTGATCGTCCAATTCGCCAGGGCAAAGGTCGATGAAGGCATGGGCTTGATCGAAGCGACACTCCAAGGCGCCAAACTGCGGCTCAGGCCGATCATTATGACATCGCTGGCCTTCGGTTTCGGGGTACTGCCCCTGGCGTTGGCCACCGGAGCAGGATCGGGAGCGCAACGGGCAATCGGCATCGGCGTTCTCGGGGGCGTGGTTACTTCAACCTTACTGGTTATCCTGTTCGCGCCGCTCTTTTACGTCATGATCTACAAGGCGCTTGGCAAACATCGAAAAGAAGTAACCATGGACTATGTTGAGGAAAGCGCCATGGCGGAGGGAAATAAATGA
- a CDS encoding TetR/AcrR family transcriptional regulator → MQSNFPENKVKILEAAIPLFAEAGFNGVSMRSLATEVGLNPATLYHHFQDKHTLYMAAMSYAFARRAETLSAALGADAPPEQRLKKFAEALCRLIHDEPDFNKLIQREILAEDNKRLQLLADQVFHEFFTSLLSLCGELAPGYDSHMLAISIVGLMAYHYQITPLRRHLLGSSPDHDSPEEVAAHVVRLLLGGVKEGKIRFE, encoded by the coding sequence ATGCAATCGAACTTTCCGGAAAATAAAGTCAAAATCCTGGAAGCCGCTATCCCCCTTTTTGCCGAAGCCGGTTTCAATGGCGTTTCCATGCGCAGCCTCGCCACTGAAGTCGGCCTGAATCCGGCAACCCTCTATCATCACTTTCAGGACAAGCATACTCTCTACATGGCCGCCATGTCTTATGCGTTTGCCCGAAGGGCCGAGACATTATCGGCGGCCCTGGGCGCGGATGCCCCCCCCGAGCAGCGGCTGAAAAAGTTTGCCGAGGCTCTTTGCCGGCTCATCCATGACGAGCCTGATTTCAACAAGTTGATCCAGCGGGAAATATTGGCGGAAGATAACAAGCGCCTGCAACTGCTGGCGGACCAGGTTTTTCATGAATTTTTCACGTCGCTCCTCTCCCTTTGCGGTGAGCTCGCCCCCGGCTATGACTCACATATGCTGGCCATCTCCATAGTTGGCCTGATGGCCTATCACTACCAGATAACTCCCCTGCGGCGGCATCTGTTGGGCAGCTCCCCGGATCATGACTCCCCGGAAGAGGTGGCTGCGCATGTGGTGCGCCTGCTGCTGGGAGGGGTCAAGGAAGGGAAAATCCGATTTGAATGA
- a CDS encoding efflux RND transporter periplasmic adaptor subunit produces the protein MLGGCDRAQQGPPPHPTPQVSFVAMQPEKITLSTELPGRTSPFRVAEIRPQVSGLILKRLFEEGSLVTVGQVLYQIDPAPFQAALDNAQAALGRSEANLPATRSKAERYRKSLADKAVSQQAYDDAAAALAQVEADIEFYRAALETARINLNYTQISAPISGRIGKSNVTDGAIVTAYQPLALATIQQLDPIFVDVPQSTTELLRLKQRLEDGRLTRNGTDHNAVDIILENGTPYPEAGTLEFSDVTVDPTTGSVILRTVVPNPRSILLPGMFVRAVVREGVNERAILVPQQGVSRDPKGNPYALVVDAESTAAFRPLTLDRAIGDKWLVSAGLSPGDKLIVEGLTMLRPGTPVNAVPFEPSPAEQKNADGSGPSNRSDNPSQNRGEGGK, from the coding sequence GTGCTCGGCGGTTGCGACCGTGCGCAGCAGGGCCCGCCGCCTCACCCGACTCCACAAGTTTCATTTGTGGCGATGCAGCCGGAGAAAATCACATTGTCAACCGAATTACCGGGCCGCACCTCACCCTTCCGGGTCGCGGAAATCCGGCCCCAGGTCAGTGGCCTGATCCTGAAGCGATTGTTTGAAGAAGGCTCCCTGGTCACAGTCGGACAGGTACTTTACCAGATTGATCCCGCGCCGTTTCAAGCCGCGCTCGATAACGCACAGGCCGCCCTTGGCCGATCCGAAGCGAATCTGCCCGCGACCAGGTCGAAGGCGGAGCGTTACAGAAAATCACTGGCCGACAAGGCCGTCAGCCAGCAGGCTTACGATGACGCGGCCGCCGCCCTGGCCCAGGTCGAGGCAGATATCGAATTTTACCGGGCGGCGTTGGAAACAGCGCGCATCAACCTGAATTACACCCAAATAAGCGCGCCCATCTCGGGACGCATCGGCAAGTCCAACGTGACCGACGGCGCCATTGTCACGGCATACCAGCCTCTGGCCCTGGCGACCATTCAGCAGCTCGACCCGATATTTGTGGATGTGCCTCAATCGACCACCGAATTGCTGCGTTTGAAGCAGCGCCTCGAAGACGGCCGCCTTACGCGAAACGGAACGGATCACAATGCAGTCGATATTATCCTGGAGAACGGCACTCCATACCCGGAAGCAGGAACCCTTGAATTCAGTGATGTCACTGTTGATCCGACCACGGGCTCGGTCATCCTGCGAACGGTTGTTCCCAATCCGAGGAGCATACTGCTCCCCGGCATGTTCGTCAGGGCCGTGGTCAGGGAAGGCGTCAACGAACGGGCGATCCTCGTTCCCCAGCAGGGCGTGTCCCGCGATCCCAAGGGCAATCCCTACGCCCTGGTTGTCGACGCGGAAAGCACAGCCGCATTTCGGCCGCTGACTCTCGACCGGGCCATCGGCGATAAATGGCTGGTTTCGGCCGGCCTCTCTCCGGGCGACAAGTTGATCGTGGAAGGATTGACCATGCTGCGCCCGGGTACGCCGGTAAATGCCGTCCCTTTCGAACCTTCCCCTGCCGAACAAAAAAACGCAGACGGGTCTGGTCCCTCGAACCGTTCCGATAATCCATCGCAAAATCGCGGTGAAGGAGGAAAGTGA